In Vicugna pacos chromosome 10, VicPac4, whole genome shotgun sequence, the following proteins share a genomic window:
- the PCNX3 gene encoding pecanex-like protein 3 isoform X5 produces the protein MGSQVLQILRQGVWASLTGGWFFDPHQSTFSNCFHLYVWIFLLTFPFLLYMVLPPSLMVAGVYCLVVAVIFATIKTVNYRLHAMFDQGEIVEKRNSTMGEPEEEPAQGDSNLPRDPGVEMTVFRKVSSTPPVRCSSQHSVFGFNQVSELLPRMDDSGPLRDIKELVREQGSNNVIVTSADREMLKLSSQEKLIGDLPQTPPGAAPDPSLPSTDSSERSPLAGDGTPWSGSSVADTPMSPLLKGSLSQELSKSFLTLTRPDRALVRTSSRREQRRGASGYQPLDRRGSGEPTPQKAGSSDSCFSGTDRETLSSFKSEKTNSTHLDSPPGGQAPEGSDTDPPSEAELPASPDAGVPSDDTLRSFDTVVGAGTPPGPAEPLLVVRPKDLALLRPSKRRLPMRRQSPAGRAPRRPLLEGGGFFEDDDTSEGSELSPASSLRSQRRYSTDSSSSTSCYSPESSRGAAGGPRKRRAPHGAEEGTAVPPKRPYGTQRTPSTASAKTHARVLSMDGAGGDVLRGPLAGSKAELEAQAGVELAAGEPAVLPAEARRGPAANQPGWRGELQEEGAVGGVAEETGKRDRLSNVRRTQAIRRRHNAGSNPTPPASVMGSPPSSLQEAQRGRAASHSRALTLPSALHFASSLLLTRAGANVHEACTFDDTSEGAVHYFYDESGCLVSHTPAPGVRRSYTFGLAGGGYENPVGQQGEQAANGAWDRHSHSSSFHSADVPEAAGGLNLLQPRPVVLQGMQVRRVPLEIPEEQTLMEEAPPRAQHSYKYWLLPGRWTSVRYERLALLALLDRTRGLVENILGVGLSSLVAFLGYLLLLKGFFTDIWVFQFCLVIASCQYSLLKSVQPDAASPMHGHNWVIAYSRPVYFCICCLLIWLLDALGSAQPFPPVSLYGLTLFSASFFFCARDVATVFTLCFPFVFLLGLLPQVNTCLMYLLEQIDMHGFGGTAATSPLTAVFSLSRSLLAAALLYGFCLGAIKTPWPEQHVPVLFSVFCGLLVALSYHLSRQSSDPTVLWSLIRSKVFPELEERSLETARAEPPDPLPDKMRQSVREVLHSDLVMCVVIAVLTFAISASTVFIALKSVLGFVLYALAGAVGFFTHYLLPQLRKQLPWFCLSQPVLKPLEYSQYEVRGAAQVMWFEKLYAGLQCVEKYLIYPAVVLNALTVDAYAVVSHPDKFCLYCRALLMTVAGLKLLRSAFCCPPQQYLTLAFTVLLFHFDYPRLSQGFLLDYFLMSLLCSKLWDLLYKLRFVLTYIAPWQITWGSAFHAFAQPFAVPHSAMLFVQALLSALFSTPLNPLLGSAVFIMSYARPLKFWERDYNTKRVDHSNTRLVTQLDRNPGADDNNLNSIFYEHLTRSLQHTLCGDLVLGRWGNYSPGDCFVLASDYLNALVHLIEVGNGLVTFQLRGLEFRGTYCQQREVEAITEGVEEDEGCCCCEPGHLPRVLSFNAAFGQRWLAWEVTASKYVLEGYSISDNNAASMLQVFDLRKILITYYVKSIIYYVSRSPKLEAWLSHEGITTALRPVRAPGYADSDPTFSLSVDEDYDLRLSGLSLPSFCAVHLEWIQYCASRRGQPVDQDWNSPLVTLCFGLCVLGRRALGTASHSMSASLEPFLYGLHALFKGDFRITSPRDEWVFADMDLLHRVVAPGVRMALKLHQDHFTSPDEYEEPAALYDAIAANEERLVISHEGDPAWRSAILSNTPSLLALRHVLDDASDEYKIIMLNRRHLSFRVIKVNRECVRGLWAGQQQELVFLRNRNPERGSIQNAKQALRNMINSSCDQPLGYPIYVSPLTTSLAGSHPQLRALWGGPVSLGAIARWLLHSWERLHKGCGAGCNSGGNVDDSDCGGGGGLTSLSNNPPLAQPTPENTAGGGDQPLPPAPGWGPRPSLSGSGDGRPPPLLQWPPPRLPGPSPASPAPTEGPRPSRPPGPGLLSSEGPSGKWTLGVRKGLGGSEGEPASGSPKGSTPKSQVRVLWRVGSQAAQVCSPTNLSSLPQAPLDLSLSPDISTNASPPRAAQDISCLDSSAPESGTPTGAPGDWPVPAEERESPAAQPLLEHQY, from the exons ATGGGGTCGCAGGTATTGCAGATCCTGCGCCAGGGGGTGTGGGCTTCGCTCACCGGCGGTTGGTTCTTCGACCCGCACCAGAGCACTTTCTCCAACTGCTTCCACCTTTATGTCTGGATCTTCCTGCTCACCTTTCCTTTCTTGCTGTACATG GTCCTGCCCCCGAGCTTGATGGTGGCTGGTGTATACTGCCTTGTGGTGGCTGTCATCTTCGCTACCATCAAGACTGTGAACTATCGGCTGCATGCTATGTTCGACCAGGGCGAGATTGTGGAGAAGCGCAACTCTACCATGGGGGAGCCAGAGGAAGAGCCTGCCCAGGGGGACAGCAATCTGCCCAG GGACCCTGGAGTGGAGATGACAGTGTTTAGGAAAGTGAGTTCCACACCCCCTGTACGTTGTAGCTCTCAGCATTCTGTGTTTGGCTTCAACCAGGTCTCG GAGTTGCTGCCCCGAATGGATGACTCTGGGCCCCTCAGAG ACATCAAGGAGCTGGTGCGGGAGCAGGGCAGCAACAACGTGATTGTGACCTCAGCCGACCGAGAGATGCTGAAGCTAAGCTCACAGGAGAAATTGA TTGGAGACCTTCCCCAGACGCCCCCAGGGGCTGCCCCAGACCCATCTCTCCCCAGCACAGACTCATCAGAACGGTCTCCCTTGGCTGGAGATGGAACCCCCTGGAGTGGGAGCAGTGTAGCTGACACTCCCATGAGCCCCCTGCTGAAGGGGAGCCTCAGCCAGGAGCTGAGCAAGAGTTTCCTGACCCTGACCCGGCCTGACCGGGCCCTGGTGAGGACCAGCAGTCGACGGGAACAACGCCGGGGAGCAAGCGGCTACCAGCCCCTGGACCGGCGGGGCTCAGGCGAGCCCACACCCCAGAAAGCCGGCTCCTCAGATTCCTGCTTCAGCGGCACTGACAGGGAGACACTGAGCAGCTTCAAGAGCGAGAAGACCAACTCGACCCACCTGGACAGCCCCCCTGGTGGGCAAGCTCCCGAAGGCAGCGACACAGACCCACCTTCTGAGGCTGAGCTGCCCGCCTCACCTGATGCCGGAGTCCCCTCAGATGACACACTGCGTTCCTTTGACACAGTCGTAGGAGCAGGGACACCACCAGGCCCAGCAGAGCCGCTCCTGGTTGTGCGGCCCAAGGACTTGGCCTTGCTGCGGCCTAGCAAACGGCGGCTGCCCATGCGAAGACAGTCCCCCGCTGGCCGTGCCCCTCGGCGGCCACTGCTTGAAGGCGGGGGATTCTTCGAGGATGATGACACCAGCGAGGGCAGTGAACTGAGCCCGGCCTCCAGCCTCCGATCCCAGCGCCGCTACAGCACTGACAGCTCCTCTTCCACGTCCTGCTATTCCCCCGAGAGCTCTCGGGGTGCAGCAGGAGGGCCCAGAAAACGACGGGCCCCCCACGGGGCTGAGGAGGGGACTGCTGTGCCCCCCAAGCGGCCCTATGGGACCCAGCGGACGCCTAGTACGGCCAGTGCCAAAACACATGCCCGCGTGCTGAGCATGGATGGGGCCGGGGGTGAtgtcctcaggggccccctgGCTGGCTCCAAGGCTGAGCTGGAGGCCCAGGCCGGGGTGGAGCTGGCTGCTGGTGAGCCTGCTGTGCTGCCTGCTGAGGCCCGTAGGGGACCTGCTGCCAACCAGCCTGGCTGGAGGGGGGAGCTGCAGGAGGAAGGTGCTGTGGGGGGAG TTGCCGAAGAGACTGGCAAGCGGGACCGCTTGAGCAACGTAAGGCGGACTCAGGCGATTCGGAGGCGTCACAATGCCGGCAGCAACCCCACCCCCCCAGCCTCTGTCATGGGCTCACCACCCAG CAGCCTGCAGGAGGCTCAGCGGGGCCGGGCTGCCTCCCACTCCCGGGCGTTGACACTGCCCTCTGCCCTGCACTTCGCCTCCTCGCTGCTGCTCACCCGAGCTGGAGCCAATGTGCACGAGGCCTGCACCTTTGATGACACTTCCGAGGGTGCTGTGCATTACTTCTACGACGAGAGTG GCTGCCTTGTGTCCCACACCCCTGCCCCAGGTGTGCGGCGTTCCTATACCTTCGGACTGGCCGGAGGGGGCTACGAGAACCCTGTAGGGCAGCAGGGGGAGCAGGCAGCCAATGGAGCTTG GGACCGCCATTCACATTCCTCCAGCTTCCACTCAGCTGATGTCCCTGAGGCAGCAGGAGGCCTGAACCTGCTGCAGCCACGGCCCGTGGTCCTGCAGGGCATGCAGGTGCGCCGAGTGCCCCTGGAGATCCCGGAG GAGCAGACGCTGATGGAGGAAGCGCCACCCCGGGCCCAGCACAGCTACAAGTACTGGCTTCTTCCTGGTCGCTGGACCTCTGTGCGCTATGAGCGACTTGCTCTGCTGGCCCTGCTGGACCG GACTCGGGGGCTGGTGGAGAACATCCTCGGTGTCGGCCTGAGCAGCCTTGTCGCCTTCCTGGGCTACCTGCTGCTGCTCAAGGGCTTCTTCACCGACATCTGGGTCTTCCAGTTCTGCCTGGTCATCGCCTCCTGCCAGTATTCCCTGCTGAAG AGTGTCCAGCCTGATGCCGCATCTCCCATGCAT ggccacaACTGGGTGATCGCGTACAGCCGGCCCGTCTACTTCTGCATCTGCTGTTTGCTCATCTGGCTGCTGGACGCCCTGGGCTCAGCTCAGCCCTTCCCGCCCGTCTCCCTCTATGGCCTCAcactcttctctgcctcctttttCTTCTGTGCCCGTGATGTGGCCACTG TGTTCACCCTGTGCTTCCCATTCGTCttcctcctgggcctcctgccccaggtcaacACCTGCCTCATGTACCTGCTGGAACAGATAGACATGCACGGCTTTGGGGGCACAG CTGCCACCAGCCCGCTCACTGCGGTCTTCAGCCTTTCCCGCAGTCTGCTGGCTGCTGCCCTGCTCTACGGCTTCTGCCTGGGTGCCATCAAG ACTCCTTGGCCAGAGCAGCACGTCCCTGTCCTCTTCTCCGTCTTCTGTGGCCTCTTGGTGGCACTGTCCTACCACCTGAGCCGGCAGAGCAGTGACCCCACCGTGCTCTG GTCTCTGATCCGGAGCAAGGTTTTCCCTGAGCTGGAGGAACGGAGCTTGGAGACAGCCCGTGCCGAGCCCCCAGACCCACTGCCAGACAAGATGCGCCAGTCAGTG CGTGAAGTCCTGCACTCTGACCTGGTGATGTGTGTGGTCATTGCCGTGCTCACCTTTGCCATCAGCGCCAGCACCGTCTTCATTGCCCTGAAG TCGGTGCTGGGTTTTGTGTTGTATGCTCTGGCTGGGGCCGTGGGCTTCTTCACACATTACTTGCTGCCACAACTCCGCAAGCAGCTGCCATGGTTCTGCCTGTCACAGCCTGTGCTGAAGCCACTGGAGTATAGCCAATACGAAGTGCGTG GTGCCGCCCAGGTGATGTGGTTTGAGAAGCTGTACGCGGGCCTGCAGTGCGTGGAGAAGTACCTCATCTACCCTGCTGTGGTGCTCAACGCCCTCACAGTGGATGCCTACGCTGTCGTCAGCCACCCGGACAAGTTCTGTCTCTA CTGCCGGGCGCTGCTGATGACTGTGGCTGGGCTGAAGTTGCTGCGCTCGGCTTTCTGCTGCCCACCCCAGCAGTACCTGACCTTGGCCTTCACCGTCCTGCTCTTCCACTTCGACTACCCGCGCCTCTCCCAGGGCTTTCTGCTCGACTACTTCCTCATGTCCCTGCTCTGCAGCAAG CTGTGGGACCTGCTGTATAAGCTGCGTTTTGTGCTGACCTACATCGCACCCTGGCAGATCACCTGGGGCTCGGCTTTCCACGCCTTTGCCCAGCCCTTTGCTGTGCCCC ACTCGGCCATGCTGTTCGTTCAGGCCCTGCTCTCGGCGCTTTTCTCCACGCCACTCAACCCCCTGCTGGGCAGCGCGGTCTTCATCATGTCCTACGCGCGGCCCCTCAAGTTCTGGGAGCGCGACTACAA CACTAAACGTGTGGATCATTCCAACACCCGCTTGGTCACACAGCTGGACCGGAATCCTG GCGCTGACGACAACAACCTCAACTCTATCTTCTACGAGCACTTGACTCGCTCGCTGCAGCACACGCTGTGTGGGGACCTGGTGCTTGGCCGCTGGGGCAACTATAGCCCTGGCGACTGCTTTGTGCTGGCCTCCGACTACCTCAACGCCCTGGTGCACCTCATTGAGGTCGGCAATGGCCTTGTCACCTTCCAGCTGCGTGGCCTGGAGTTCCGGG GTACATACTGCCAGCAGCGTGAGGTGGAGGCCATCACAGAGGGTGTGGAGGAGGAcgagggctgctgctgctgcgagCCTGGCCACCTGCCAAGGGTCCTATCCTTCAATGCTGCCTTCGGGCAGCGCTGGCTGGCCTGGGAAGTGACGGCCAGCAAGTACGTGCTGGAGGGCTACAGCATCAGTGACAACAATGCCGCCTCCATGCTACAGGTCTTTGACCTCCGCAAGATCCTCATCACCTACTACGTCAAG AGCATCATCTACTATGTGAGCCGCTCACCAAAGCTGGAGGCCTGGCTCAGCCATGAGGGAATCACGACGGCCCTGCGTCCTGTGCGGGCACCTGGCTATGCTGACTCAGACCCCACCTTCTCGCTGAGCGTGGATGAGGACTATGACCTTCGCCTCTCTGGCCTCTCGCTGCCCTCCTTCTGCGCGGTACACCTTGAGTGGATCCAGTACTGTGCCTCCCGGCGCGGCCAG CCTGTGGACCAGGATTGGAACTCGCCGCTGGTCACACTGTGTTTCGGCCTGTGTGTGCTGGGCCGCCGggccctggggacagcctcgcACAGCATGTCTGCCAG cctGGAGCCCTTCCTCTACGGTCTGCATGCCCTGTTTAAGGGAGACTTCCGTATTACCTCCCCACGAGATGAGTGGGTCTTTGCCGACATGGACCTGCTTCACCGCGTGGTGGCACCTGGGGTTCGCATGGCCCTAAAGCTTCACCAA GACCACTTCACGTCCCCAGATGAGTACGAGGAGCCGGCTGCCCTTTATGATGCCATTGCAGCCAACGAGGAGCGCCTGGTCATCTCCCATGAGGGCGACCCAGCCTGGCGCAGCGCCATCCTCAGCAACACGCCTTCACTGCTGGCATTGCGCCATGTCCTGGACGACGCCTCGGACGAGTACAAGATCATCATGCTCAACCGGCGCCACCTCAGCTTTCGTGTCATCAAG GTGAACCGGGAATGCGTGCGCGGCCTGTGGGCTGGGCAACAGCAGGAGCTGGTGTTCCTGCGCAACCGCAACCCCGAGCGAGGCAGCATCCAGAATGCCAAGCAGGCGCTCCGCAACATGATCAACTCCTCCTGCGACCAGCCGCTGGGCTACCCCATCTACGTGTCGCCCCTCACCACCTCGCTGGCTGGCAGCCACCCCCAGCTGCGGGCGCTGTGGGGTGGCCCTGTCAGCCTGGGTGCCATCGCCCGCTGGCTCCTGCATAGCTGGGAGAG GCTTCACaagggctgtggtgccggctGCAATAGCGGCGGGAACGTGGATGACTCTGACTGTGGTGGAGGCGGTGGCTTGACCTCTCTCAGCAATAACCCCCCCTTGGCACAGCCCACACCTGAGAACACAGCAG GCGGTGGTGACCAGCCTCTCCCACCAGCCCCGGGCTGGGGCCCACGGCCCTCCCTGAGTGGCTCTGGTGATGGGCGCCCCCCTCCTCTGCTGCAGTGGCCGCCCCCTCGGCTCCCTGGACCATCTCCTGCTTCGCCTGCCCCCACTGAGGGTCCCCGGCCCTCAAGGCCCCCTGGCCCTGGTCTCCTTAGTTCTGAGGGTCCCAGTGGGAAGTGGACCCTGGGGGTTCGGAAGGGGCTGGGGGGATCCGAGGGGGAGCCAGCCTCAGGGAGCCCTAAAGGAAGCACCCCCAAATCTCAGGTAAGGGTCTTATGGAGGGTTGGGTCCCAGGCAGCTCAGGTCTGCTCTCCCACCAACTTGTCTTCCCTCCCTCAGGCACCCCTTGACCTCAGCCTCAGCCCAGATATCAGCACCAATGCCTCGCCCCCCAGAGCAGCGCAGGACATTTCTTGTTTGGACAGCAGTGCTCCTGAGAGTGGCACGCCGACTGGGGCTCCTGGCGACTGGCCTGTCCCTGCTGAGGAGCGAGAGAGCCCAGCTGCCCAGCCCCTGCTGGAGCATCAGTACTGA